One Glycine max cultivar Williams 82 chromosome 8, Glycine_max_v4.0, whole genome shotgun sequence genomic window, ttaattatattcttcATTTAATAGATTTATTGAAAATAGAATTATACCTTCGGTCTTTATGCCAACTTGGTCTCATCTGCATGCATCTTATTCAAGGCTAAATAGATATGTCTCAAAATTTACaatgaattaatataaaatcttCATATCATGCCATTCCACTTTCATGGCCAGGCTTTAAAGGCTGATTTGATTATAGATTTAGGTTGGTAAACTCACATTTGATAAGGTCCATATGGAGCtagttatatattattgttgACTAATGATTGATTGTGTCATTCTTATTAGATCAGTGGATTGCAATAACCATACAGGAATACAAGATACTACCAAAacaattttcaaagaaaagatcccaagaattttatgttaaattattatttttccacgTTTCCATCAATTGGATATGAATacaaaactagaaaaaaatagtaattttgaaTGTTGATTTACAAGCCTAACACCATCAGTTTAGTGTCTACTTAAACATTACATTGATCCAAAAGATTATCAATATTAGTTGTAACCCtgaatatttatgtatttattattataaaactacATATCATGGTGAGTTGCTATGTATACAATTTCCTGAACATTTAAAGCTTGCTTCTTAATATTCTGCATAGGCTTGTGGCATTCAACTTAGGTTATCTTCCAGACGGTGATAATTCTACTGCTTTACTTTGTGTCATTAATATATCTTTGAATTGCCAAATTTGCCAATTTTCCATCGCAATGTTTTGAATTATCTATGACTTTTTGAAGCTTCACTGGCTTCAATGAAGCCTTAAGCATCTCAATTAGTTCATTAAGATATATTGAAATAGTTTTTCTTGTTTCATACAAGCCAGTTGAGCTAGCTTTCATGATTTTGTGATCATcatattttcttgaaatttttttatattttttacaaaagttacaattttaaatttttgtgaaTTTTTCTTAGAAATGTAACATTCTAAGACAGCTTCCGACGAAAACTCTTAGAAAATGACATATGAAGATGGTTGAAAAATCGATGtggaaaataaacattttttacaagGACGACTACAAAGAAGGTTTGGAAATCATAATGAAATGTGCTCAAGAACTAATGttgaaaaccttttttttttctagtagtggtgttacttttaattaaaataataaagttgctacagtcttaattaatttacactCGTTGTAAGcattataattacaataataaataataaagttgaGTTTGTATACATATATAAACAATCTATACCACTTGAAAATTTGATCAAGTTCCACACAACTGGGTGGAATTAACAatgttttcttgtttggtttattttttttttgtttagttggaTGCATGGAGATGGGAGAGAAGGATAGAGGGATTGGGTCAACAAGCGTGTGAGCATTATTTGTTGTACTTTTGCTCCTTAAATGCGATACTGTTTCGTAAGTGCAAGTTGAGTTTGGTGAGTTGGTGAAATTAATACCATACCACTGGCTTGCTAATTGATCCACAATTGGCAATATTTGGCAGCAATAATACATATAGACGTGCTTCCAACATCCAAGCAAGTTGCCAATTGGCACTGTCCTTATCCGAGACTTTCAGCACTCACTCAGTATCCGGCGTGAGACTCAACCCTACCTCGTCAACACACCAAAATTATCGGTTAAATTATTcacttgaattttaaaaattgtttctattttaagatttagtttttatattaaaaaatttgtaagttttataggatattttgaaattgaaaatagagaaATTTTGTTTGAgatgtaaaaattataactattaaCTTCTAAAAATCACGTCCAAAACATGAAACTAAACATGCTATTAGAGTATTAGTCTCTACACTACATATATAAAAGGTAAGTTTTCATCCCGTTGAGAATACTAGAGAAAACCTTTTCTAGTGATGACAAATTGTCGCAAATATAAATTAGAGACTAGagtttacagttttttttatatatataaagattaaaacttaaaataaagatCACACGAATAGTTTAACCAAGTTTATATATATGCTTTCATAATCatctttgtttttaaaatataaacttcacTATACAAAAGTTTCATAGGATTTGATTGTGGGTTATTGAAATCCGTACCCAAGGGAAATTGTTAAATCATTCCTCCGAATGATATGTTATGTTATCATTGACTAATCGTCATCAATAATCTTACTAACAGCTTTCTTTCCATGTACACGAAAATGATTTACAATAATTAACATGGTACGTAACTTACTAACTTACGTATTTTCTCTTGAGCAATTTTTGGTTGTTTCAATCCTTGTTTAAGATACGTATgttgtaaaaaaagaagaaaagaaacgtgtactctattttaaattatttataatttaagatCATATATACctttcaaagaaaattaaatattttttttaaatatttaattttaatacaattaatgatttttaatttttcaaaaataaattacaaatttcaaaatgataaataatttaaaaatgaaagaatatatatatatatatatatatatatatatatatatatatatatatatatatatatatatatatatatatattagagtaagaaatttaaaagtttttaaaaaatcatataatccCTTAAAAGTATCACATAACTTATATTATActatttaatcttaattattcataataatatCAAACAATATACCAACACAAATGGGCCGACCATAATCATTTCAGCAACAATTTATAAACATCTCTTTTTAAGTTATTACATATTTAtactttcttatttatttattttattaatatacttttttccCCTCAAAAAATGCCCTCAATTCTAAGTTCAGTTCCTGGCCAGAAACTCAGTCTCGAAAGGCTGCTTTGAAAGAAACTAATCCTGGCCAGTATTGCTAGCGATCTCCAGCACCCTTCAATAGATATAACTTCCTCTCAGGCCCTTCGTAAAAAGATTTAAGAATCTAAAAAACTTGTTGAGTTGATTCGGAACAAGAACAACCAACATCGGGAAAATCTTCAATGAAcgaaatttacaataaaaataacacaGAAAAAGATGTTCAAAGACAAACTATGTTATAAGAACACAACCCCAACATGCTCCTTTGCAAATTGCAAATCCTTAGGATATAAAAGACATCATCCAAAGAAAGAAAACGGTGTTTGTTAATTTCTATCAAATTCAAGTCCATTCAAAGACATTATTACTCAGTCTAAGCTTTATTTATATACATGAATTATTGGTTCTCTACCACCAACATAACCAAGaactcttactatatgtttaGTCCAGCCTCCTCAATAAATATGCAACTTGCACTTCCTTTGTCAATGGCATGACCCAATGGCCATACAGATCAGAAACCACACTTGGATTTATTATGTACAGTGGCTCAGCTCGAGGCTTCTTTGCATTTAAATCCACTACTAGGCCAaattttttggccttttcctctACTCTTATCATGTTTTCCTCTTCAACTTTCGGATATGTTAGCATATCCATCAACCTATCCTTGTCCTGCAAAATCAATGTGACAATATGTAGTTGATTCAGTGCAAATCTAACATGCAGAATTAAAATGCAAATGGCACCACAAAGATGTCTCTCCACTATTGGAAAATTATGCACCAATGGTTACAAACTCAAACTTATGTACATAAAATAAGTACTATTTTACAGTAAGCCATAATATTTATACATGGTCTGAAAAATAGTATGGCCCAAGAATGATTATTACTAACTGACACATGATAAATTTGATGacttttagaatttaaaaaattatttacactaaTAATGCATAGAAATGAAATTAGTACATACTCTATCTATTTTGATGTCAGCAGAAAGGTAATACGAAATTTCCCTAGAAAAATAACAAGAATTGCATACAAGTCTCGCTCTACCACATGTATTTTGTACCTGGGCTAAAATGGCATCTTTATAGTTATCCGGATTTGCTTGAAATTTTGCCTCAGCTACAAATTTTCCATAATGGATCCTCTTTGAGAGAGCCTGCAATCACAAGAATCAGAAGTTTCCAGCAATGTAACAAGAGTTTGGAAGCTATGAATTGCGGTTACAATCTCAAAACTTGGAGGGAGGGAAATCAacctttcaagtttcaattgGTAAATTTGAATGAGAAAGATTGGAGAACACTGTTTTGTTACTAGTTTAGTAAAAGCTAATTAACTAAGAAGGTGTACCTGCAAGCACATTATATCACAAATAGAAGTGGATTCATAATGGCCATCATCTCCTTCCTTGGCTAATCTTGGGATAAGATCTCCAAAATACATCATCCAGACTTGatcatttatattaattgaatCCGCATTATGATGCAATACCTATTTGCGCATTACACAAAGATTTAGTTAAGAATCAATTACCATATAAAGATTTAGCAACAGCTCAAACCACCATTAAACATGTAACAAAGCGAGAAAGCTTGTAAATagataataaatcaattaatggAATCtgttaactaataaaatatactttcatatttaataatgtACATGTCACTATGAATTTATGAAACCGGACTAAATTGTTCTTGTTGAAGAAATCAGCAGActgatttttctttcattcctcATTTTACTATTAATGTGTGTCGGGTAAAAATGGTCTCACAAACTACAAATCTCAAAAGGGATTTGCATGCTTGgtattcaattatttctttctctaaaatatgcttttgttctgctataattgaaaacagaagagaACATtgtcatttcaaattaaattcaaaGGCTCTCTTCGTGCTCCCTTAAAGTCATTAATTTAAAgaaacttcttttttaaaattaccttTCTTTATACATATTACCTTTTAGCTTCCATTcagtttcaaaatatataatgaaaggGAATTATAGTAACAAGGtacgtaaaaataaaattggaataCTTTGGAAAAAGATCATTGAAAGTAACTTTATCCATGAAGTGAGAAAGAAAAGGTAAGAGACCCCAATAATGGATCTAACATAGACTCTAACATCGTCTTGAAACATAGATCAAAGGACTAACTCAACCCTATAAAATCAACTTGTAAACTAAGACTTGTCGAACCTTGTAAGGACTACATTGATCACATTTTTAATTGATGTGCAATCTTAGAAGAATTATTTTGTTATACCAACATGGAAGCATAGTTTTGTCCATGCAAATGTAACAATCTCCATGGCAAATTAAAATCCACTTAAAGAAAACAACCATGATTTAATAGTGTTACTTAAGGCATATTACTTACCTGAGCGTAATGACAAGGTAACATTGATTCAGGTAGGTCATGAGGAAAGAAAGGATGCTCATCAGGGCACATGTATCTGCCAACCTTCAGTGCAGTGGAAACCAAGTCAggaaaacaacatcaatataTCAATATTTTGGCACTTAACATTTTCACTAGATTCCTTTTCTTCTCAATAgtgtttttcattttatcattatctCACCCTTGTTCCATACCTTTGCATGAAGCTTCTCACTTTCCCTGACCAAGTATTCAACCAACGAGCCATGAAATCCATCCATGGAGAAGTCTTCAGGGTCGTATGTTTTTGCATTGTATAAATGTTGTGCTCTCTTCAAAAGGCTATAGATTATGCTATCCTCTTGACGAATTAAACTACGTCTTATACTTTCAAGGGTCAGGTTTTCACTTCCATCATCACTTTTCTCTGATGGCACATGTCTGCATGGAAgaaataagctaattttaaaatttgacagaCAAAAACTTGGAAGGCAAAAAAGCGAGGAAATCCTTCACAGAAACAACAAATTAAGCACATACTGACTTAGGGATGAAAAGATGGTGTAGGAAAACTAGGCTTTACTAATTACTAGTATAAGCTACATAGTGAGGATGAGAATTTATTGAAGTAGTTTAGATAGTTAAGAATTGCTAGcatgaaatataataaaatgaataaatgataCTTCTACTTGCTTAATTCTTATTCACAGACTCCCACGCCTTGAAAAACACCTCATCCCACTATATATAACCCTTTCTATATAGTATACACAAagtctattttgatttttatctttttttttctttcaatttggtCCAATTTGTTTATTGtggcaataaaaaaaacacccaTAATTTATGGTAGTTCAAAAATCACTATAGTTgacaaaatagaaataattttttacagaaaatagaaacaaattgaaacataaaaaaataatataggaccaaaatgaaaaaaaaagttagaggattaaaattaaaaaaagtagagTTGAAGAACCAAATTATGAATTTTGTCTTGTATAAATAATTGGAGAAATTCAAGAAACATTGATGTACAACATTCTATTGATTATCTAGTACTGTTGTCATAAGATTGTATCATTTGACAAAGAGAATCACACGATGATACCCGacaaagaaatgaaaatgagCATAACAGCGACCTATATATTGATTGCTACCAGATTTAATAGTTCTGACTATGCAACGAGCTAAATTGCAGGGCAATTGCTTACCctctaatatttaataaacaaaaaatgttttctttttcttttccttttcatgCCGCGAGGGCAGCTATGATGTAAAATAGCAACCATAAACTCTGGCATTCCTCAGGCATAAATGTTcctaacaataatttttttatcgataaatattaattattattttttttaatataaaagatcGAACctacatttgtttttttttttaactatccaACTATCTCTGTGTTTCAAACAACATGACTAAGTCACACATCAAAACTTCTAAATAAAAGCTTTTCAAATGcacaataaattttcaaaagccAACTAGTTTGATAAAAGAGTACTCACCCAGaggatgatgggggaaatgccTGAAGAGAAAGACCCAATGTTTTGCCATTCCATGAGATGGGGTTGAAGGGAAAGCAAGCCCTGTGAGTTTTTGTTGAAGAACCAGACAGAGGAAAAGGTGGTGGTGACATGGTAGCTCTTAAAACCTCAGCCTCCATTGAAAAAGATTAAGAGCAAAAACAATCAATTAAGATGTGATAAGAATTCATAacaatgaaaaatgataaagagagaagaagaagcatcaacattaacaattatatatagaaTTGGGGGAAAGGTGAAACTTCTCGCTTACCCAATTTAACGTGCCATTTACATGCCGTTCCAATTAagtttatcttaaattttacaaataataaCGTACGTAGAAAGTTCCAAATTAGAGGACCCAAACTTTTTATAGTAACATATAAATGGCGTATCCTTAATCAAGGTGTTCCTTGTAAGTATTATAAGACAAGTTAGTATTAGGTGTTAGGTTATTGTAACATGATTGGAAGGGTGGAACACACGAATCAAAGATCTGAGCTTCGTGTTGTGTCGTTGAAGTTACTTGCTGATCCGTGTACTACTTGGATATCTCAGCATGACTTTTTGTTTCTGCATGCTATTTCTCTTATCAAGACCAAATGCGTTTTCTTTTCTGGCTTCTCTATAGAGTCTTCTTGGTAAATgtcaagtttttaatttttgtaaaatggtaggaaattacaaaaaaaaggttATATTAATagagtttaattattattttttgtttttcacaaaTATTCTTCTTCCAGGATAATTTTATTCCAGATACAATCGAGTACTAGACTACACCGGAAGAGGTGtccacaaaaataaataaaaaatgatatctaaattttactataaatttttttcttaacataataataataataatatttagttatgttaaaaaatatttttaattttaaaaggaatatatataaatgGTAAAAGTAAAGTGTCACTTATAAATAGGATGTGTCATTCATTGTTTTTCATAATGCATTTCACAACcaaaagggagaaaagaaatTTTGGTGGCATCTACACAAGTTATTTGTGCTTCTATTTTCATGTCATCCAAAATACCAAAAGTTCtcattttcatccttttttttaatcttttccaattcattcattCCTAAATCAACCAAAACTAACAAAGTGGTAATGCAAtgtatcacacacacacacacataaataaAACGacggttgaatttttttttctccctttctttccTGATTTACCATTTTCTTGATCCCCTATACTTCTATTTTCCAAACCTTCTCCTTCCCTCTCTAGTGACACGTCGAGTTTATCGCATAAGCCATGCATGACAAATTTTCCTCAACCATCAATCTCACATTATTATTTCTGTCGAAGGGTTAAAGCAATGTTTGGGATTCCCTAGATACAAATCTCTGATTGATGCGAGACTAACCAAGATCACCACAGCTACCTCTCCTTGTGCAACCCAAATTCATAACAAATTACATCCCACCTACCCCATCCAAACACCCAATGAAGCGCATCTAAACCTTCAACAACATTTGTGGCTTCCAAACTCCAGCTAAGCGAATCCAAACCCTCGTCAAACAATTAACAACGGAGATCCAGCCATATGGTTTCCAAACAAGTAAGTCACAAATGAataagaaagttttttttttagatctaAAACTCAAAAGTGCATTTTTTGTTGGAGATGATGAGACATTTTTTGGAGTTGGAGAGTAGGTCCTTGTCAAAAAGGAGAAAGGCCTTAGAGATGATGATAGATTATTTTTAGTTGGAGAGTAGGTCCTTGTTAGAAAGGAGAAAGGCCTTACCATAGGTGTAGAGGAAGAAAGTGGGCCTTAGGGGGTGAAAGGAGATTGGGTGGCGAGGACAAATTGGGAAAAAATGGATAACAAAAgtcaaagataaaaagaaaaacttgaatcataaatgtaaaaattaatagatcTAACATTGTGAAACATGTTTTCTACTATGAGACACGTGTCAAATCTCTCACTATAGCCTCCGTCTTCTTTCAATTAAGTTTAACTTTTGAAATTCAAGTAagtcaaagaaattttttttgggtaaacttcatagttttaataataatattcaagAAATTCATACATATAAAAAAGGATATCACAAAAACTAGAGATGAAAAAAGTACACACTTTCCAATTAGGGCTTATGCGAAACATCTTTTCTGGATATTTTGCATTGCTACTAGTTGTGAAAATCACCCCATCATCTCCATATCCAATCTCCTTGCGTGACCAGACTGATGAAGACGAAAACTTCATACTCATTGCATAAGTGCACCCAAAGTGAAATAAGGTCTGATTTAGAGAGGATGAAATGGAATAGTAACAACAAAGGTATATAATGGAAATTTGGGTAAAGTAACTTGGGATTTTAGATTGCTTTTTTAGTTTGTGACgtggaaaaattgaaaaaatacatgACACGTAAATAACATGCACACTAACACGTTGGTGTGCcgacaaaataatttaatactcAGATCATAAAAAactcaataaatattaaattagcaaataaattattaaaaatgaaatatgacACCTGATACACATAATTTTCATGTTGTTAACGAGATTCTTTTTCATACAATTTTCATCATGTCTATGCTCCTTTTTGCTATGAAAATTAGTTCGTTCTCATAGTTTTCATGTAGAAGAATATAATGAGATAAATTTTACAtcttatatcaataaaaaaaaagattcaaagttgtggctgaaaataaaaaatgataagtttttttaaaggaCTGATGTGTCATTAATTAGACGAATAGGCGACCATctaagaatttttaaaaattataaaaaaaatttaaaaacaaaaaataagtcaagaaatattcttatattttggcctaagaaattattaaaaataaaatgacatgtGACATACATGCACACTTATAGGTAAGAGTGCTGACAAAACACTTTATCAATCAcataataaaaaacttaaaaacaaatattaaatggACTAATagcaaattcattaaaataaaatttgacacCTGTTGTACATaactgaaaaattgaaaaaaaaatgacacgtGACTAACATGCGCACTACCAAGTGTGTGTGCTAACAAAACGATTTAATACACATAAAAAAAccttaacaaatattaaattgataaataaagattgtattgaaaattacatataaaatgTGATATACATacatgaaaagaatgaaaaaaaaacataacacatGATGTACATGCATACTTACATGTAAAAGTGTTGACAAAACACTTTCTTAGTCACGCCATAAACAACTTAACgacaaagaataaaaattgaacctcttatttattaaaagacatgttaatcatttccaaaagtttattatca contains:
- the LOC100782140 gene encoding chorismate mutase 1, chloroplastic isoform X1 gives rise to the protein MSMKFSSSSVWSRKEIGYGDDGVIFTTSSNAKYPEKMFRISPNWKAEVLRATMSPPPFPLSGSSTKTHRACFPFNPISWNGKTLGLSLQAFPPSSSGHVPSEKSDDGSENLTLESIRRSLIRQEDSIIYSLLKRAQHLYNAKTYDPEDFSMDGFHGSLVEYLVRESEKLHAKVGRYMCPDEHPFFPHDLPESMLPCHYAQVLHHNADSININDQVWMMYFGDLIPRLAKEGDDGHYESTSICDIMCLQALSKRIHYGKFVAEAKFQANPDNYKDAILAQDKDRLMDMLTYPKVEEENMIRVEEKAKKFGLVVDLNAKKPRAEPLYIINPSVVSDLYGHWVMPLTKEVQVAYLLRRLD
- the LOC100782140 gene encoding chorismate mutase 1, chloroplastic isoform X2, whose amino-acid sequence is MSPPPFPLSGSSTKTHRACFPFNPISWNGKTLGLSLQAFPPSSSGHVPSEKSDDGSENLTLESIRRSLIRQEDSIIYSLLKRAQHLYNAKTYDPEDFSMDGFHGSLVEYLVRESEKLHAKVGRYMCPDEHPFFPHDLPESMLPCHYAQVLHHNADSININDQVWMMYFGDLIPRLAKEGDDGHYESTSICDIMCLQALSKRIHYGKFVAEAKFQANPDNYKDAILAQDKDRLMDMLTYPKVEEENMIRVEEKAKKFGLVVDLNAKKPRAEPLYIINPSVVSDLYGHWVMPLTKEVQVAYLLRRLD